The nucleotide sequence gtatatattttgCTTAGCAACCTGCAATTAACACATTGAGGGAAGTGGAAGCATTCTTGAGTTCAAATCCAACTGAGATTGTTACAATTATAATCGAGGATTACGTGCATACGCCTAAAGGGTTGACTAACTTATTCATGGATGCCGGTTTGGATAAGTACTGGTTTCCAGTTACCCAGATGCCTAAAAAGGGCGAGGATTGGCCAACTGTCACCAAAATGGCAGAGGATAATCATAGGTTATTGGTTTTCACTTCTGATTCTTCAAAGGAAGCTACCGAAGGTATCGCTTATCAATGGAGATACATGGTGGAAAATGCACGTAAGTATTACTTACCTATTAGCCTTCAAATGATCATATGATGCCTAACGAagatattagttttttttttttttttttttttttttttttttttaaatttgggaCATAAATTTGATGATGTTTCAGCGGGGGATCCTGGAGTACAGCAAGGATCATGTCCAAATAGAAAAGAATCAAAACCGCTTACTTCGAAAACCGCGTCTCTTTTTCTTCAAAACTACTTTCCAACGATGCCGGTACAAGCTGAAGCTTGCAAAGAGAATTCGACTCCATTGATGGATATGGTTGCCACCTGTTACAAGGCGGCTGGGAATACAATGCCTAACTTCTTAGCCGTCAATTTCTATATGGTATTCAATATTCATGCTTTCATTTGAAACACAAGGGTATAATGGTAAATTGCTCCTACCATACCGTATGCTAACTTACGAGTTTTACAGAGAAGTGACGGTGGAGGTGCGTTTGAAGCTTTGGATAGAATGAATGGCCAAACGTTATGCGGGTGTGCTTCAGTCGCTTCGTGCCAGGTTTCTCTTCGGTTTATTTACTtatataataatctaattaaaaTTTCTATTTTATGAATtcgttttttatttttgtttttgcaGGCCGGGGCACCTTTTGGAACTTGCAGAAACAATGCGGCATCCAATAATTCGACTTCACCAAGGGGCCCTTCTGGAAGTTTTTCGGGAAGTGTACAAATGACCGCATCTGCCTCGCGAATAGATCTTACAAGTCTATTAGTCATTTATGGATTTTATTTTTTGATGCATATGGTTGGTATTTTGTTTTAAATAGATAATGTATATTTGAACCCTCACGAGCGACTTCATTGAGGCTTGGCTATTGTATGTTATATATTAAGTTAAATGTAGAATACGTATACTTAACGCCCAGTTTACATTGGTTTGATTTCAAGAATATGACCAACTTATGATTCGGGTTATAAGgtatgtttattattttttttaatgtcaTAGACATCATAAATTATATCCTAAGATGCATTTTAATGCTTACTAATTATGCAGCGACTTCCAGATGCTAAACAGACAAACATCAACTTCAAAATCACCATTTTCTTCGGTTTTGCAGGTTTTTTGGGTAAATCAAGATGCAGCATGTGGGAGGGGGCCCTTGTTATCCTGTTTTCTTTTTATGTTCacttttttttgtttggtttgtttATTTTAAGGTGTAATGTACGATCTTTCTTTTTAGAATTTGGTGATTTATATATTACTTAAACTCGTGTAACAGGGCAAAACATATTCGGGTCAAAACATGCAACTAAAAAAAAGTCAAAATGGGTTGGGTTAGAGCACTTCACCCAACCCATTTTAGTTTCTGTTTCTATCGAGCCTGGTAATGGCGGCAGCCATGTCAGGCGACGGTGGTGGCAATGGCAACCACTGGTGGTAAAGTGTGTACACTTTCGCCCACTGTTTTCTTCAATCCGATATGATCCAAGAAATTTATATGGCCAAATTTAGTCAAAATTCTATTAGACTCGAACTAAGTTTTAATTGTTTTGGACATATTCTAGACTTCTAGTCATACTTAGACGATAACTTGTACAAACCATTGTATTTCAATCCCATTCAAAACCTCAAAGAAAACTACGAACCAAAAAGATTCAAGTCCAAGCGATAACAGTACAATGATCTATGATGCTATGCATTTTAGTGAAGCAAATTGAAGTCTAAATAAGCCTGTAAACTAGCTACAAGATTGTAATTGTCTGTCACTTTATGTTCTGGCCCTTTTCGATTGTGTTTGCCTTGTCATCCAATCAACGCATTCCTCAGCAGTTCCACAAGGATAAGCGAGCTGCCACTGTAGCAGTTTCCGTTGCCATTCGCTAACAACCGGACCTCCTCTTCCAAGCTCCAAAATCTTCATTATTTCCTTACCATTAATCAAAGGTTTAACTTCCCACACTTTCTCTAAACCTAATTTCAATATTTCTTGCTCAACTTCCCTAAACACTTGTCGTCTTTTATCCAATTCCCCCTCAATAACCTCAACCGACAAATCATTGttatgtaaaagagtagaaatcaTTAACGCGGGCCTCCAAAAATCTTTAATTTCCCTAAGAAGCAAACCCAACAAGATTCTTAACTTCAACGACATATGAACATCGATAGTGTCTGTTTCCCAATCGATTTCACCGATTCGCTCATCTTCTTTGCACAACACGAAAGGAATCAACAACAAAAACTTCTCCACCGCGTTGTGCAGCCTCATGATATCATCAGCATCACTAGCTTTCAACTTGAGAGAATTTCTAATAATATAGTTCACAACGGGTACCCTTTTCTTTTTGTTATCTATATAAACGGTTTTCCTAAGTGGAATAAACAACGATGCGTACAAATACAACCTTCGTTGTTCGTCACTGAAATTACATCCCGCTTCATTCATGTGTCTCCATGCAGCATCCATATATCTAACACAAACCTTATCATGTTCTTCTGAGATCAATGGCTCACAATCTTTCGGTGGTGTGAACACAACCCAAAGTAACCCTAAATCGGATATACAAGCCATTGCTTTAGCCGGTTGGTTCCCGCTCACCATAAGATCAACCTCATGACCGATTCGTTCTCTGCTAATTTTATCAGCAATTGCGGATTTCACATCGTTATCTGCAGCCGCAACCTTTAATTCCTCCTCCATTTCAAACTCAAACCTAGCACTGAAACGAATTGCTCGTAGAACTCTTAACGGGTCATCTAAAAACGTCTCTTTCGGTGGTAAAGGCGTCACGATTTTTCCAGATTTTAAATCGCTTAACCCTCTCCCTGTAAAATCTTCAACTGAGGATGTATTGATATTGTAAAACAAGCTGTTGATAGTCAAATCTCGTCGATAAGCATCCTGTTCCGCAGAACCAAACTGCATTGTTGGAATTCTGCTGTTTTCGGCATAATCTTCAGATCGTAAGTTCACAAAATCAATCCAAACATCGAAAAGGCGCATCCTTGCGGTTTCCAGATGCTTGGATTGATCCGGGTTGCTTTGAATGACACCGATTCCGTGGGTTTCTTCCCCTGTAGACGTCAAATACTCGTTTACTTTTTCACAAAACTCTCGCCCCAACAAATCATCAAGCGCAATATCGATATCATAACACtctttccctaaaagcttgtcgCGAACCCACCCACCAGCAACACGAAGCTTGGTTTCAAGATTGAAATGACGAAGAACGTCAAGCAGACGATCGAAAATCTGTTTCTCTTTATCAGTTAGATCGATGTTTTCCTTCACAACAACAAGTGGGCTTGCTGAAGAAGTTCTATTGGTCTTCGACATTGTTCTGCAACACTGGTGCAAGACGAACGGATTGTTTAGTTTAACGGTGGTTTTAAGCACAGGAACACGAAACTTCCCTGTAAAAGTTGTTGTGAAAGAAGGTCCATTAAACCACCCTAACTGTGTTATTTTCCATCTAATCATACCCACAGATAAGTTTGCTGCAAATATATATTGGGGAGAAAACTATCACCATAAAAGCAAAATATACAGGATTTTCTATAATATTATTACTTCAAACTAAAAAGTTTATGGATATAATTACAGATATGAACACTATGTTTCAACCAAAAAAAGTAGTTTTGGGGATTAGGGTTTATACAAGTTTTTTATTGTTCAAGTAATCTGCATTATGTTGTTGTgatgaaaattgaaagaaaacACTAGTAATTCAACAACGACATTTATCATATTATCAATCAAATTTGACATGAAAATTCTACAGAAGGAAGCCCTAATTGTGCAAAAAATGAGTGATATTAAACAAGCAGACAAGTGGAGAAAGAGAGCACCTGTAAATATAATCACCAACTGGAACCACCTTGCGAGATTACGGTCAGTAGCAGCAGAGGGTTTTCACCTTTTAACCTAGAGGCAGAGGCAGCAGGGGACGTTGCGTTTGGTGGTGCCTAGCCTTTTTTTTTTTGGGCTAGGGTGCTGTGTGTTTTTATGAAAGTTactgttcaaaaaaaaagttcAACTATCACTAAGAGTGAGgtactggtgggcaatgataggagacttAGGGAAATCTGTGTTTGATcattgagccaaacgggttttatcaggaatttcaccgtcgtgcctacgagCGGGTGAGTTATCGGGTTTTCCctagaattggtggtggactcgggttactctcagaGTACTCCGTTCGATCTAATGGATATCCCGAGAGTGCCCGAGATTGATTTtattggccgttcaaaaaaaattaagtCAGCTAGTGACCAATCAAGGAGTAATCCAAAGTTTGATGAGTGTTTTTGgattaaaaaaaagtttaacaGACTTATGATATTTTTAGAAGGTTCCATCATTTTTCTTTTCATATAATTTATGAAAAGATATGTATAAATTTAAATCTTAAACCCAagtaatgttaaaaaaaaaatctcaacGAGTTTCCGTTCTTAATTTGAATGATTACCCGATCTAATTAGATGTTAAAAAAAACTTTAGTGCCCAATACGGGAAGGCTTTCACCCGAAGTCATATAATCAAACATTGGATAACTTAAGTATATTTTAAGCTGTTTAGGGTTATCCATCGTTGCTTGTTTACTTTTTTAAGAGCTATCACCAACATGGGTCCAGATCCTCAACCAGTTTAAAAGGGTAAGGAAAAATCAGACTGTTGACTAGTATATGAATCTGACTCTATCCTATCTACCAAGTGGCTACAAATTCCATATATATGACTTTAAGAGCAGTATTTTGTTTACTTTTAAGTCATTCAAACAAACATAActtgtttcttcttcttctttatcTAGAATTCTTGCATATCATTCTATATATTTTGAGTACATTATTTTCCTTTCCATAGATAACAAGACCATAATCATGGGTTCCAACTCACTATTTGAGTATAACCAGATTTTGAACCAACTCAAAACTTACACCAACATTCCACATCATCTCATATCATCATTTACCCATTTCAACTTGTTAATATACCGATCAGATCAGCAAAACAGGTTCAGCCAACCTATGTTGTGGATTGGTATCTATATCGCGTTAGCTTCACTTCTTTGCACCCTTGCTATGGTGGTGGATTTGGTACATGGTATTCGCAACCGGAAACTATGGTTTCCATGTAAATACTTCACTCTAAACGCCGCGTCTCTCTCTCTCATAGCCATTGCAATCAAGCTACCCATGGATCTAAACAATTCAATGCCAGGTCAAGTGGACCTGGATGCAAAGGTCGAAAGCTT is from Helianthus annuus cultivar XRQ/B chromosome 9, HanXRQr2.0-SUNRISE, whole genome shotgun sequence and encodes:
- the LOC110879068 gene encoding CCA tRNA nucleotidyltransferase, mitochondrial isoform X1; its protein translation is MIRWKITQLGWFNGPSFTTTFTGKFRVPVLKTTVKLNNPFVLHQCCRTMSKTNRTSSASPLVVVKENIDLTDKEKQIFDRLLDVLRHFNLETKLRVAGGWVRDKLLGKECYDIDIALDDLLGREFCEKVNEYLTSTGEETHGIGVIQSNPDQSKHLETARMRLFDVWIDFVNLRSEDYAENSRIPTMQFGSAEQDAYRRDLTINSLFYNINTSSVEDFTGRGLSDLKSGKIVTPLPPKETFLDDPLRVLRAIRFSARFEFEMEEELKVAAADNDVKSAIADKISRERIGHEVDLMVSGNQPAKAMACISDLGLLWVVFTPPKDCEPLISEEHDKVCVRYMDAAWRHMNEAGCNFSDEQRRLYLYASLFIPLRKTVYIDNKKKRVPVVNYIIRNSLKLKASDADDIMRLHNAVEKFLLLIPFVLCKEDERIGEIDWETDTIDVHMSLKLRILLGLLLREIKDFWRPALMISTLLHNNDLSVEVIEGELDKRRQVFREVEQEILKLGLEKVWEVKPLINGKEIMKILELGRGGPVVSEWQRKLLQWQLAYPCGTAEECVDWMTRQTQSKRART
- the LOC110879067 gene encoding PI-PLC X domain-containing protein At5g67130 — its product is MKQKKTKISLLQTHYLLLFFTFFLTTSACSNGDCQILDSCSAPTDCAPGLYCGNCPELGKTQPFCTRGQAIIPTAIVNGLPFNKYTWLVTHNAFSIVDAPLLTGPQRITFYNQEDSVTNQLRNGVRGLMLDMYDFENDIWLCHSFRGQCYNITAFQPAINTLREVEAFLSSNPTEIVTIIIEDYVHTPKGLTNLFMDAGLDKYWFPVTQMPKKGEDWPTVTKMAEDNHRLLVFTSDSSKEATEGIAYQWRYMVENAPGDPGVQQGSCPNRKESKPLTSKTASLFLQNYFPTMPVQAEACKENSTPLMDMVATCYKAAGNTMPNFLAVNFYMRSDGGGAFEALDRMNGQTLCGCASVASCQAGAPFGTCRNNAASNNSTSPRGPSGSFSGSVQMTASASRIDLTSLLVIYGFYFLMHMVGILF
- the LOC110879068 gene encoding CCA tRNA nucleotidyltransferase, mitochondrial isoform X2, giving the protein MSKTNRTSSASPLVVVKENIDLTDKEKQIFDRLLDVLRHFNLETKLRVAGGWVRDKLLGKECYDIDIALDDLLGREFCEKVNEYLTSTGEETHGIGVIQSNPDQSKHLETARMRLFDVWIDFVNLRSEDYAENSRIPTMQFGSAEQDAYRRDLTINSLFYNINTSSVEDFTGRGLSDLKSGKIVTPLPPKETFLDDPLRVLRAIRFSARFEFEMEEELKVAAADNDVKSAIADKISRERIGHEVDLMVSGNQPAKAMACISDLGLLWVVFTPPKDCEPLISEEHDKVCVRYMDAAWRHMNEAGCNFSDEQRRLYLYASLFIPLRKTVYIDNKKKRVPVVNYIIRNSLKLKASDADDIMRLHNAVEKFLLLIPFVLCKEDERIGEIDWETDTIDVHMSLKLRILLGLLLREIKDFWRPALMISTLLHNNDLSVEVIEGELDKRRQVFREVEQEILKLGLEKVWEVKPLINGKEIMKILELGRGGPVVSEWQRKLLQWQLAYPCGTAEECVDWMTRQTQSKRART